In Leishmania braziliensis MHOM/BR/75/M2904 complete genome, chromosome 29, a genomic segment contains:
- a CDS encoding putative KU70 protein — MDEFAEWGEGTTGIVAADSTYTEGLDFDEYREQLWQSNQRDAVVCLVDCNEGMFGALPARESTTTTSVGKSGASSPARTRGVVRLKLSTTGHEATMGSGAAGDSDAAVGLSSSFFSMSMQSILALMKEKIICSSKDVVAIVLYNTRTPTPSRGFRGVYVIQEAARIGTECMQKVEELEAAGAPGSAAYEEFKARIGHWPTASTFPAPAAASSASGCAETNTALPTPLSASPAFKFSEALWEAQRIVLRLRTMPDIRHRRLFVFTNCDNPSGGDTREWSLCRSRACDLGKEGVVLEVFGFGNAGSGGGPYPSGSSAVAHTAGDAGQGRQSISSTASICADGTDRSSRRSSARPLFTVSSMFDQSLDLTTAATGANTGQSGPSQSDSPSSAETGFVPDFFWGPLLREMQAASARFSANGDSDNMAALTEARDEAFVSRGGGSINVNAGSGTLQQLLDSVMRRATAQRPFRHCLLRIGGFSGTATGSLSAATAAERDAERASRAAAVPQMAVSLYTPFVRARLPPREWLDKRTNRMLHRVVRLHARTNGGDGGDGGACAGHKEGVGDSRPNQLQRFRSEKDPTEELMTGQEDVQLGDLRYYAPAGKERVYFTMAERKRIVEVAAAGAEPGFTVLHFKDLVDAVKREHSVGRSSFLHSCVQRGGAHSHRLFVLFVRRLRAKKKVAIAQYCTSAGSAPRLVALVPSPDLTGHPERRDQVPVDGLGLYVVPLPYAEDLRAVPELRACTLTNKHATPVLGDSSVDPMHLELAKQLVSSLTVSYQVDAVLNPALQRQYRKLQELARRLFPLSVNPLYLDVETSLARVEEEDAGAEDTDEAPWELDGTLPDYEGMRSFAALFHSFNKEVLGNDYDAFLYCPHPRVAAMATRRPRGGAAEVSAAGGSAAVSTEEDGDPVPIEQLIRHAAAENAWDGLIIPQLKRYLTATNVSAGGARRKADLIELVKQHFPPPS; from the coding sequence ATGGATGAGTTTGCAGAGTGGGGCGAGGGCACAACTGGTATCGTTGCAGCAGACAGCACCTACACCGAGGGGCTCGACTTCGATGAGTATCGTGAGCAGCTGTGGCAGAGCAATCAGCGCGATGCTGTCGTGTGCCTCGTTGACTGCAACGAGGGAATGTTCGGAGCTCTGCCTGCTCGTGAgtcgacaacgacgacgtCAGTCGGTAAGAGCGGAGCAAGTTCACCAGCGCGCACGCGTGGCGTCGTGAGGCTCAAACTCTCCACCACTGGTCATGAGGCGACTATGGGTAGTGGTGCTGCGGGTGACTCTGACGCAGCCGTTGGCTTGtcttcttctttcttctccATGTCGATGCAGAGCATCCTCGCACTGATGAAAGAGAAGATCATATGCAGCAGCAAGGACGTCGTGGCGATTGTGCTGTACAACACACGGACGCCGACCCCCTCGAGGGGCTTCCGCGGGGTCTACGTGATACAAGAGGCCGCTCGCATCGGCACAGAATGCATGcagaaggtggaggagcttGAGGCAGCTGGCGCTCCCGGATCTGCCGCTTACGAGGAGTTTAAGGCCCGCATCGGTCACTGGCCCACTGCATCGACGTTCCCCGCTCCCGCCGCGGCGTCTTCGGCGAGCGGTTGCGCAGAGACGAATACTGCTCTTCCGACGCCGTTGAGCGCCTCTCCCGCATTCAAGTTCAGTGAGGCACTCTGGGAGGCGCAACGCAtcgtgctgcgcctccgtACCATGCCGGATATTCGCCATCGGCGCCTCTTTGTCTTCACAAACTGCGACAACCCAAGTGGTGGCGACACCCGGGAGTGGAGCCTGTGCCGCAGTCGCGCATGCGACCTAGGCAAGGAGGGCGTTGTACTTGAAGTTTTTGGCTTCGGCAAcgctggcagtggcggtggtccGTACCCAAGCGGCAGCTCTGCAGTCGCACATACGGCGGGGGACGCCGGTCAGGGTAGGCAGTCGATCTCCTCTACAGCGTCAATATGCGCAGACGGAACGGACCGCAGCAGTAGGAGGAGCTCTGCGCGTCCGCTCTTCACTGTTTCCAGCATGTTTGACCAGTCGCTTGACCTtaccactgccgccactggcGCTAATACCGGCCAGAGTGGACCCAGTCAGTCCGACTCACCTTCTTCAGCCGAAACGGGATTTGTGCCAGACTTCTTCTGGGGACCACTGCTGAGAGAGATGCAGGCGGCCTCTGCACGATTCAGTGCCAATGGTGACAGTGACAATATGGCGGCGCTGACCGAGGCCCGCGATGAGGCCTTTGTCAGCAGGGGTGGAGGTTCGATCAATGTAAACGCTGGCAGCGGtacactgcagcagctgctcgactCTGTCATGCGTCGTGCAACTGCGCAGCGACCCTTTCGGCACTGCCTGCTCCGCATCGGCGGTTTCTCTGGAACGGCCACTGGGTCTCTCTctgcggcgacagcagccgaaagagatgcagagagggcgtcgcgagctgctgccgtgccCCAGATGGCGGTGAGTCTGTACACCCCTTTCGTGCGCGCTCGCCTTCCGCCGCGAGAGTGGCTGGATAAGCGCACGAACCGCATGCTTCACCGCGTCGTTCGCCTGCACGCGCGTACGAACGGAGGTGATGGGGGCGATggtggcgcgtgtgcggggCACAAAGAGGGCGTCGGTGACAGCCGCCCAaatcagctgcagcgcttccgTAGCGAGAAGGACCCCACGGAGGAGTTGATGACAGGGCAGGAGGACGTGCAGCTCGGCGATCTTCGTTACTACGCACCGGCTGGGAAGGAGCGAGTCTACTTTACCATGGCGGAGCGCAAGAGAATTGTGGAGGTGGCAGCTGCCGGGGCTGAGCCTGGATTCACCGTGCTGCACTTCAAGGATCTCGTTGACGCAGTGAAGCGGGAGCATTCCGTGGGACGGAGCTCTTTCCTTCATTCGTGTGTGCAGCGCGGTGGCGCGCACTCGCATCGCTTGTTCGTCCTGTTTGTGCGCCGGTTGCGTGCAAAGAAGAAAGTTGCGATTGCCCAGTATTGCACCTCAGCCGGCTCAGCGCCGCGCCTCGTAGCTCTGGTGCCATCGCCAGACCTGACAGGGCATCCTGAGAGGCGCGATCAGGTGCCAGTGGATGGGTTGGGGCTCTACGTCGTACCTCTTCCCTACGCCGAGGATCTGCGTGCCGTGCCGGAGCTACGCGCTTGCACGCTCACCAACAAGCACGCCACCCCTGTACTGGGGGACAGCTCCGTTGATCCAATGCACCTCGAACTTGCAAAGCAGCTTGTGAGTTCGCTGACAGTGTCTTACCAAGTAGATGCGGTGCTCAAtcccgcgctgcagcggcagtacCGCAAATTGCAAGAACTCGCTCGACGACTCTTCCCATTATCAGTCAATCCCCTGTACCTTGATGTCGAGACTAGTTTGGcgagggtggaggaggaggacgctgGTGCTGAGGACACCGATGAGGCGCCGTGGGAGCTGGACGGCACCCTTCCCGACTATGAGGGCATGAGGAGTTTCGCAGCACTTTTCCATAGCTTCAACAAAGAAGTGCTGGGAAACGACTACGACGCTTTCCTTTACTGCCCCCATCCGCGCGTGGCAGCCATGGCGACACGCCGGccacgcggtggcgcagcggaagtcagcgcagcaggagggTCAGCTGCAGTCTCTACCGAAGAGGACGGCGATCCTGTGCCTATCGAGCAGCTCATTcgccacgctgccgctgagaaTGCGTGGGATGGGTTGATTATACCCCAACTCAAGAGGTACCTGACGGCTACGAACGTGAGCGCCGGTGGGGCAAGACGCAAGGCGGACCTGATCGAGCTTGTCAAGCAGCATTTTCCACCGCCATCGTGA
- a CDS encoding putative ribosomal protein L1a, which yields MSARPSVSVYSASSDSVVGTCPLPAVFTAPIRSDIVQFVHTNMAKNSRQAYAVNRLSGMNHSAHSWGTGRAVARIPRISGGGTSTSGAGAFGNMCRGGRMFAPTKIFRRWHRKINLHQKRFAVVSALAASSVPSLVMSRGHKIENVPEVPLVVEDSIQGYEKTKEAVAFLKAIAAIDDVNRVNDSREIRAGRGKMRNRRYVARRGPMLVMPNNQGTRAFRNIFGLDLANVSALNLLHLAPGGHVGRFVIWTKTAFEQLDKIFGTFTEASAVKKGFTLPAPMLTNTDVTRIMQSEEVRRVLKPKKLQPKKASRYQTPTNGIKNRRLRLRLNPYVKRETAAAKGMRNVANRDARRKAKMARVAKARKSATKSVKP from the coding sequence ATGTCTGCCCGCCCGTCCGTGAGCGTGTACTCGGCGTCGTCCGACTCCGTTGTCGGGACGTGCCCGCTGCCGGCCGTGTTCACTGCGCCGATCCGCAGCGACATTGTGCAGTTCGTGCACACGAACATGGCGAAGAACTCGCGCCAGGCGTACGCGGTGAACCGTCTGTCCGGCATGAACCACTCGGCGCACTCGTGGGGCACCGGCCGCGCCGTGGCGCGTATTCCGcgcatcagcggcggcggcacgagCACGTCTGGCGCCGGTGCGTTTGGTAACATGTGCCGTGGTGGGCGCATGTTCGCGCCGACGAAGATATTCCGCCGCTGGCACCGCAAGATCAACCTGCACCAGAAGCGCTTCGCTGTGGTGTCTGCGCTCGCTGCGTCGTCTGTGCCGTCGCTGGTGATGTCGCGCGGCCACAAGATCGAGAACGTGCCGGAggtgccgctggtggtggaggaCTCGATCCAGGGCTACGAGAAGACGAAGGAGGCCGTCGCGTTCCTGAAGGCGATTGCTGCGATCGACGACGTGAACCGCGTGAACGACTCGCGCGAGATCCGTGCCGGGCGCGGCAAGATGCGCAACCGCCGCTACGTGGCGCGCCGCGGTCCGATGCTGGTGATGCCGAACAACCAGGGCACGCGGGCGTTCCGCAACATCTTTGGGCTGGACCTGGCAAACGTGAGCGCGCTGAACCTGCTCCACCTGGCGCCCGGTGGCCACGTCGGCCGCTTTGTGATCTGGACGAAGACGGCGTTCGAGCAGCTGGACAAGATCTTCGGCACGTTCACGGAGGCGTCCGCTGTGAAGAAGGGGTTcacgctgccggcgccgatGCTGACGAACACGGACGTGACGCGCATCATGCAGtcggaggaggtgcgccgcgtgctgaAGCCGAAGAAGCTGCAGCCGAAGAAGGCGAGCCGCTACCAGACGCCGACGAACGGCATCAAGAaccgccgcctgcgcctgcgcctgaACCCGTACGTGAAGCGCGAGACAGCCGCTGCGAAGGGCATGCGCAACGTTGCCAACCGCGATGCCCGCCGAAAGGCTAAGATGGCGCGCGTGGCGAAGGCGAGGAAGTCTGCGACCAAGTCGGTGAAGCCGTAA